The sequence gacatgaagagcagccagaaactcctgaagactcagatggacgaagcagaataccttgtcctggtacagtcctctctcctctttaaagacctgtgtgaacactcctgagtacactgaggctgctctgatatcgatgccacactctgtcaggtctgattcatagaagatcaggtttcctttctgcagctgctcaaaagccagttttcccagagatttaatcatcttcctggtctctggactccagtgtggatctgtctcagctcctccatcatacttaacgttcttcagtttggactgaaccaccaggaagtggatgtacatctcagtcagggtcttgggcagccctcctccccctctggttttcaacacatcctccagaactgtagcagtgatccagcagaagaccgggatgtggcacatgatgtggaggcttcgtgaagtcttgatgtgggagatgatccttctggcctgctcctcctctctgaacctcttcctgaagtactcctccttctgtgggtcagtgaaccctctgacctctgtcaccatgtcaacacactgaggagggatctgattggctgctgcaggtcgtgtggttatccagaggtgagcagagggaagcagtttccccctgatgaggtttgtcagcagaacatccactgaggtggactctgtaacatcagtcaggatctcagtgttgtggaagtccagaggaagtcgacactcatccagaccgtcaaagatgaacagaacctggacctcttcaaacctgcagagtcctgcttctttggtttcagtaaagaactgatgaacaagttccaccaagctgaactttttctctttcagcacattcagctctctgaacgtgaatggaaatgtgaagtgtatgtcctggttggctttgtcttcagcccagtccagagtcaacttctgtgttaagactgttttcccaatgccagccactccctttgtcatcactgttctgattggtccgtctcttccaggtgaggctttaaagatgtcttcttgtctgatgcttgtttctggtctggctggtttcctggatgctgtttcaatctgtctgacctcatgttcatcattgacctctccagtccctccctctgtgatgtagagctctgtgtagatctgattcagaagggttgggtttcctgctttagagatcccctcaaacacacactggaacttcttcttcagagtagatttaagtttacgttgacaaactgcagcatcatgtcctgaatgaacaaacaagagaaatcaatgactgattcataaagaaaacatgacatgttcatccccctaaagaacacacatgaacatatttccctccatgtcttgagatgttagtaaatttcccatttgtccatcatgttgaatctttagagaaatcctcttactgctgtgcagacagtcagccagctcctcctgcttcattctcctcaggaagttcactgtgatcttcacaaaagcctctctgctgctcctcctctgctcttcatcttcactgtccaacacctcctcatcctccctctgactctctgagcattctgggtaatctggactcacaaccttctggatcttcttcagctccctcttcacaaaagtgacaatgttctcctccagcagctggaacagaaaactgtatgaatgacacaatcaaagtaaaaccatggagccgaacatcagatccatgttggacacactgacaatccactgctctaaaaagtgcagcatggagattattgtcaacacaacagatgtcaaagtagttgttgtccatgtacagaccataaatatggagtccaggtgtgtttgatgctgctgggcagactgagcactgggaacctctgagctctcctggtccactctgtggaggaatcatgaagaattagctcacattatgtttgcagcatctgtgagtgttttatgctttgtacacaaacagcagctgcttttatgttctgtggtgactgtcctgattaaagcaaacactactgtgctgtgacattctcaatgagaggaaacaagtaatcagttctgtacctcatgacctagagtcatcacaacaagtccaccttttaaatgatgagttttaaggactcacactgggtttgacagaagtctcacctctgctacaggacactaacacaaacactggaactggataggtgctgagttacagggagttttagttctgatctgaatgacacatataagaacataagaagtgcttttcttgaaaagagaaacatcaactttgccactaaagcctgtgtttcagcctgatcatgttcatatactgtgtcattcatgaagcctggagacaaaacacaatcacttcatctttcatagaagaccagttatattggacagctgtctgatacattttaaactcagctgcagctcacttcttcgcagcagagggaggctgtcctttgaaattaatgagacCACCCTTTGACcggtcactcttcatggacacacagctgggctcaggtacagggaggtctggtctctgatggatcctggtggacacagagattaagaccatcagggacacggggacagggacaacatatctattattcatacagtgttctcatagtaaagaagaaacatgtagtcagctgcagctcacttctttgcagcagagggaggctgtcctttgaaatcaatgagaccaccctttgacctgtcactcttcatggacacacagctgggctcaggtccatgttcaggtccaggtccagcagagtctggtgtgtgctgctgctctggccttcaacacaacacacacagagctttgagtgtgaataatgatggtgcagtgatgtgagtgctgagctctgacatggagaagagtcatggacagttagagatcct is a genomic window of Toxotes jaculatrix isolate fToxJac2 chromosome 13, fToxJac2.pri, whole genome shotgun sequence containing:
- the LOC121192479 gene encoding protein NLRC3-like — its product is KSTLKKKFQCVFEGISKAGNPTLLNQIYTELYITEGGTGEVNDEHEVRQIETASRKPARPETSIRQEDIFKASPGRDGPIRTVMTKGVAGIGKTVLTQKLTLDWAEDKANQDIHFTFPFTFRELNVLKEKKFSLVELVHQFFTETKEAGLCRFEEVQVLFIFDGLDECRLPLDFHNTEILTDVTESTSVDVLLTNLIRGKLLPSAHLWITTRPAAANQIPPQCVDMVTEVRGFTDPQKEEYFRKRFREEEQARRIISHIKTSRSLHIMCHIPVFCWITATVLEDVLKTRGGGGLPKTLTEMYIHFLVVQSKLKNVKYDGGAETDPHWSPETRKMIKSLGKLAFEQLQKGNLIFYESDLTECGIDIRAASVYSGVFTQVFKEERGLYQDKVFCFVHLSLQEFLAALHVHLTFINSGVNLLSEEQSTSLWSKLFRDKPDPTQLYQRAVDKALQSPNGHLDLFLHFLLGLSLQTNQTLLRGLLTQTGSVSQTNQQTVQYIKKKIEETPSAEQSINLFHCLNELNDRSLVKQIQQSLSSGRLSTDKLSPAQWSALVFILLSSEKDLDVFDLKKYSASEEALLKLLPVVKASNKAL